GATGGATATCTTAAactgtgtatgactttctccaaACGGAccaaataaatgtactgtatatgtttcttCATCACATCATTAtgtgaataaatgtataataaatgaataaaagaataaatgtcaatcatacttttaaaaaatatattctgaCAGTGAGCACTTTTTTACTTCATGGCAGCTTTTCATAGGAACTATCAATAGTCACAATTGTGTATCTGGAAcctgaaaacaacaattttagCAGAATTTACAATCAAAAGCAACGCAAAAGTAGGAAGTGGCAATATTTAGATGTTActttaaaaatcaaaattttttcttttatttatatttttatgaataTCACCACTGACCAATGAAAGGTTTGTCTGAAAAGGTGGCAATTGAAAAGGTCCAGGTATCTCCATaagggttttttgttgtttttatctgaaaaaaacaacccaaaaaatggatataattttacattatataatatactttatatagatatagaaaacaatacaattaaataagtatacatacatattcacattttCTTCATTATTTCTTATATCATTACTATTTAACAGTAATGATAGATGACAGTATTATGCCTTAGCTGCTAAGAAaatgtgtatataaatattacacatttttttccttttatttcatTCTTAAATTTATTGTATTAATTATAATCCCTTGATGGGAAATTTAAAAGCATGCATCACCGGGCGCTCGGAACATCAGaaaaacgtctttattatgcgtgtatgtgtggtctaaatcaacaaaaagaccaagaaaaacagtaagtggatattcttatcactgacTATCGTAACTCATACTGCGGAAGTAGAtttctgcatttaagtatgcttggaaatcccaggaAATACATATACACGCAAAACACTGAATTCATGTTcatgtgatgtctttgaacgcaacctatcatggctcataataacacggttaaaatgtgattcaaatgttctgctactattaaaaagACTGGTGttttagattttcagacgtgtgtagTATCTATGGTcatcatttacattttaatacatactgtatcaatATATACAATTGTGTCCTGtcgtttattttttgttaaaaaataaaaataacagtaaaaaggCCATATTTCATGCATAGTTGCAaacggtgattaatcatgattaattaatatgtaaactgtaattaatttgattacttttttatcatttgacagccctacttccTACTTTTGCGTTACTTTTTTGTAAATCCTACTaaaatttacacacacacatacatatatatatatatatatatacacacacacacacgtatgtaaaaaacaatttttaaggtgattaacaagaatggtgtagctactcattactgactccttttttgaatattttagttttattttttaagctaTTGTCTTAAAGTTTTAATCAGATgatttgtttttgctttgttgatgattttttgtctcactcccatttcttctttttgcattatgatactctacttggaacctccttaagatccaaaatgtcaattctggcaatttttttacttgttctaaacattttgatcaggagtgagttttttctcccttaataataaaaagtttcagttcagttgtgttgtcattgactaatgtttatatttgtttgataatctgaaacatttaagtgtaacaaatgtgcaaaaaaaaaaaatcagcaagggggcaaacacttgtttgttttaattttaagaaaatttacagtaattcttcgtaaaaaaaaaaaaaagaacactacATTGTTTCCCTCTGTGTTCCCTCTTGGCTCTGCTAACCTTTAAAAGGAAGATGACGCTTGAATTATTTTGGAGGAGGGCGTGGGGTACTAGAGTGCTGATGTTAAAATAGCCAAAAAGGTTGCCGGGTAGATTACGGCGGCAGAGGACGACGACGACCTACATTTGCGTTGCTCGTACTGTTGAGACCTGAGAAGTTTCAAGCTAAGGCAAGTGTCTAACATCTAATTGTGTGCTTTGCACTTTCAATATATTATGAACGCTGTTTTTTATGAAAGTACTGCAAACAAAGCACATGAGACAGGAATCATAAAAGCATAGAGAAGACGCCAGGCGAAGGAGGAGTTCATGTTAACCCTGGGCACTTCTCCCCCATACATGACATCGTTAATGACGGCAGTAGAGCAGGAAGGACAAGTTGCTAACGTGTTCACCACCAGGGGACACTGGGGCTTGTGGGCGGGAAGaagatcaataaaaaaacaagaaaaccacTGCAGGACAGGTGCTGTTCAGCTCTTCTTCCACACATGCTTGTATGAAGCCATGCAGTGTGCGAAGTTGGAAATGCACATTTGATATTAGCCTGGGGGTAGGGGGCCTTCAATTTGAAGATCATCTTCTGAACTATTAAATCATTGTTATTTTGAGGCTAACACTGCGCAATAGTGCGTTTATATGCTTCCAAGGGTccaaaaagctaaagaaaaagcaaaacagactgtgtgtgtgtgtgatttgtaCGACCTATGACGCATTCGAGGCTCCACTGTAGTTTACTGCAATTTGATTAATTAAAAAGGTTTCTTACACGGTTGGCcgcacaaaaaagccaaagtggAGCACCAGGTCATGCCCGGAAGCCTGGGAAGCTTAGCGAGCCCTGAGGGGGCAAACGGCAGGTACGAGACCCCCCCGGCGTCGGAACTGCAGAGGCTGATGTGGACCAAGAAAGGCAGCGACAGCCACCACATGGACGAGGTCCAGCCTAGGATCTACTTGGGAGACATGTAAGACAAGTGGCTCTTGTACaactgcaataataataaaaagaataaataagcacaaataaaataacaatcaaATAAACATATACTATTTATATACTATAAATGTGATCTTCGGTCTTTAGGTACGCGGCCAAAGACAAGAGGAACCTGCAGGCTCACCGTGTCACCCACGTCCTCAACGCTGCCGATGGCAAGTTCAACGTCAACACGGGTGCCTCCTTCTACCGCGACGCCAACATCACGTATCACGGCGTGGAGGCCTTCGACATGGTGACCTTTAACCTCAGCCCCTTCTTTTACCCGGCGGCCGACTTCATCAAGAGAGCTCTGAGCTCACCCGCAGGTGAAAAGTTCCCCATGACGTTGGTCAACGAAACTCAGTTCTGTtcgggttttgttttttttttgctaacagTATGAGCTCTTCTCGGCCGTGAACTGTCTGTCACGCGCAAcagtacaacaaaaacaacggCACATGTAGCACATTTTCAACATGGCAAGCTGAAAAAGTTGGTCCAACTGCATTCATGTTACCTTTTTTCATCTTTGGCATAATAATTCATCTCAAAGCAtaaccaactttttttctcataaatttgtgactttgttctcgtaagtACAACTCAGATCGATGTTTCTCTTACATTTTATCATTACAGTCCCTCAACATATCGTGTTTTTTCtgaaattcattcataaatgatggctgtttggtggtagattatggtctattattaatcaaaacataTTGCAATCCAAGTGATACGTAGTTTTCTACATATATACAATGGCAcaaaacactgatgagacattagcttccATCTCGGCTTCCCAAAGTGGGATACgcatgaaattacaactttaaccTAAGTCTAACATTTTTATCATgatatacaactttattctcgtaactccAACAGCTTTTCGCTTTGAATTCTCATAACCCCAGCTGTTTTTCGTATAAAatgaacactttattctcttagcaTGACAAAACATTTCTTAGAACTTGCACATACTCAAACTGGACACACGAGAAGTAGCAAAACATCAGGCTTGTATTAGATTTCATGCGATTTATGCGGTTGACAGTAACAAAACAGCCGTAATGTGTTAGCCTTTTCCTGGACAGTGTTGTGGGTCTGCAGAAGTAGCGGTTGTGCGACATGACAGTAATAGGATGAGGCCGCTTCCTTCCCATGCTGGCAGAGTGGGGGGGTTCGGTGGGAGCGGGCTCCAGTGTTGTGTGGTGGGTGCCCACTGTAATCCCCGCTTAAAGTGCACAGCCGCCAAAACAGTTAAATTACGCGCTCCTGTGCGCCCTAATCCTCGTGCCCGCCGATAAGGCGGCGAGGATTACCGTGTGTAGAAACATTTGATGCAACATGTCAGGGGGAAAAAACTTTTCGCCGGGAGTTAGAAGTCCCTCCTCCTTTCTCCTCGCTGTCgccatgatgtgtgtgtgactttTAATCCACAGAAGAAGTCACAAATGAGTCAGTTAGACTAAAGTTGGCTGCAATAATCCCGTTGTAGCGGAGTTGTAAACGCAGACGTGGAGGACAAGAGTGGTTGAGCTGCCACGTCCACAGGAAGCAAGCAGAGAACCCCACCAAGAAGTATCAGAAGGATCGCTAAATTGTTTAGTTAGCGAGGTTACGCAAAAAAACTATAGAACCAATTCCCGTGAGAAATTTGAATTCGAAAAATGCAGTTTCAGTCACCATTTCCCCAATAGTACATTCGCATTTGTCTCTTCCAAATCTTTGTACATCTGTCTCTGTTAATCAGGACGTAAGCAGCTAGCtaacaagcacaaaaaaaaaaatcgtacaaGGCGGGGTCTAGTGTCACTGTGGAATTAATTAGCTTTCtcgttttatgttattttaagtCATCTTAATGTAACGATTGCTGATTAAAATCGGTCTAGTCTGTCAATTCGCAAGGTCATACTTTGTCCTCCTTGACACTCAAATACACCATTTTAGATGCTCTAATGTCTTACGTCTTTGTGCATGCTAGGTAACAAAAAAAATCGTACAAGCAAATGTAGATTCTACATTTTTCTACTTTTCTTATAGAGATGGAACTATTTTTCTTGCTGCAGAATCACCATCCGTCTAGTTGTCAATTCATACACTCAAATACGCCATTTTAGATTATCTCATGTTTTATGTCTCTCGTAAGTTGGAAAGTAGCGTATTAGCTAACAAAAAAATCCTACAAACAAATGTAgagttcaacattttttttttttacttttcttagcGATGTCATGATTGAACTATTTTTTCTTGCCGCAGAATTAAAATCGATGTACTGTAGTTTATCCATTCGTAAGGTCATACGTTGTCCTCCCTGACACTCAAATATGCTATTTTGGATGATCTTATATCTTCTGTCTCTGTGAATTGGAAAGTAGCCTAGtagctaacaaaaaaaaatcatacaagaaaatgtagaattctacatttttggatggaactatttttttcttgctgCAGATTTAAAATGGGTGTACAGTTCCCGACAAAAGTCCCGACAATTGGAATCAGAAATAACTTATATGAAAGGTAAAGCACTCTAGATTATGCTCGTCATACCAAAATAAAGTTTCGTATTATTCATTGAGTTTTAAGATTTAATTCGGACAGACAGGTCAGATTCTgcttggacaaaagtcttgccGTGTCTTTAAATGGTTCAACCAATCACAGATTAGAGCTTCACCTGTGATAAATACAGTAATGAACACATTCCCAGGTGTGTTTAGAAAGAGCCCCAGCACACCAGTCCTTCATGTGAAGTGTAACTTGACCTCTCACATCATGCCAAAGATTCACACACAGACCAAAGTGCTGACCATCAAGAGCCTGAAGACCAACTCTGCTGCTGAGGTGGCAGACATCTTCAATGTATCCAAATGTCAAGTGGAACGAAAAAGATTTGAAGAAACTGGAAATACACCAGTTTGTGTATTCAAAATAAAGTATGCGTGTACATGTAAGTTGgactgtacattattttgtaAGTGACAAGCAAAATCTTACCTGTCCTAATTGAATGATAAAACTCAATGAATGATACAAAACTTTACTTTGGTATGATGAGCATACAGTAGAGGCGTTTGCCTTTCATATAAGCCCTTTCTGATTCCAACTGATCAACTACACATCAGGTTACTATTTGTTGTTCCCACAACTTAGAGAagcgacaagacttttgtcaggGACTGTAGTTTGTCAATTTGTAAGGTCCTACGTTGTCCTCCCTGGCACTAGAAATACGCCATTTTAGATGATCTAATGTCTCACGGCGGACTAAGACTTTAGCGAGTCGCTCTGTTTTGTTTTCCCGCTGTTTGCTAGGTCGAGTGCTGGTCCACTGCGCCATGGGTCTCAGCCGCTCAGCCACGCTAGTCCTGGCCTACCTCATGATCCACAAGAGGATGACGCTCCCGGAGGCCATCAAGGCCGTCAGCGCCAACAGAAACATCTCCCCCAACGCCGGCTTCTTGCAGCAGCTGCGAGAGCTTGATGAACAACTGCAGTGCCACCAAGGGGCCGCGTGTCTCAAAGGGTGGACTTAAAAGTAACGTTCCAGGCTTGGAAGTAGAGTGAAATAAAAGAATCTGGCATGTTATAATGATGATTTGATGACTCTCTACCCAAGAACACCTGGTCTTGTTATGGCCTCCAGCTCTTGTGAATATTATTACTTCAGCCAAAGAGCCTGTAACTGTACAACTTCCCTTTCATTACCATTATTTTTTTAGGATTCGTAAGGTCTTTTCCATTCGATATTGGGAATGAACCACaaactttcatttttaattaaatatgaatgcaaaaaaatgtctatGCTAGGCTCAGTCCTGATTATGCAATTACCATAAATTCCAGTTTATAAACCGCaccggtatataagccgcacacactaaatttagaggaaaaaactgatttgtacatatataagccgcacatgtccacgtcataaaatggcatattttgcTGCGCACGATCtttgaggaccaggcagctctttatttgacaggagccaatcatgagctatgaaaaaactcaagaCAACCTTGTCAacacattggaaattgcaggagttCACTACTCAATATGATCAATCTGATTCACCGTGTcaccttacaaagaacactaaactcatcacacagcaaatgaACACTAAAGgtgtacctaagaaatatacaaacatgtaccaatatgtgtttaaaatgaaaaaactttgttttcccataatgcattgcatctgagcaaagcatttcattggaggacaagaggcataggaaatggatggatggaactgtaATGCTGCTTATgtccagagggagccagaggagcctagAGCCCAAAGAGAGGCtaacatcattgcagcgccatgGCAGGCACCAATGAGTGCTTTGCTCatatgcaatgcattatgggaaaaccttTATCCCCATTTTAAAactgtattggtacttgtttgtatatttcctaggtacaccttttgagtgttactttgctgtgtgatgagtttagtgttgtttgtaaggtgacaccgtgagtcacactgttatattgagtggaacagtatttaaacaattagtagtacttctgaagcaaaggagatgtcacaggattagaacttagccataaattagccacaccgctgttTACATTTAAGAGAAAGtagcgacttatacaccggaaattacagtagcaCTCAACGTGTACAGACTCTTAGTTAGAAATTGACAGTTGGTTAGTTAGCGGCATTACGCATAATGTACCAAACTGAAGGACAAACTAAGGCTACTTCACTGAAAACTTCCACAGCTTAATGCTGTCttgtttattctaaaaaaatatacatgaggaaaaaaataaaaatctaaataaacaaGTCATTGTGTGAACTTACGCCGTTGTCAGGGTGACGGCTCAGGACAAAAGCCTGCTGGCTGATCTGGGAATAACACACGAGGTGAATGCTGCGGATGGCCCCCAGCACACTGACACGGGGCCACGCTTCTACAAGACTGCAACATATTTTACCATGAGGTTGCAGCGCTGGCCTGCCGGGACTTAGACTTGAGTGTGTTCTTCTCAGAGACTGCGGAGTTAAAGCACCGTGCTCTGATGCTAGGAAGTATTAGATACGCCAACGCCTGCAAAAACAGAGATCACAGACAATGCGGTCATCGTGTGTCTTTGGTGAAGATTGAGGACTGGTGCACTGTGCTTGGGGAACCAGTCGCTCGACCCTGGCGCTGGCCTTCCTCATGATCCGGGAAGGACTGACTCTCACTCAAGCTATTTCGAGCGTGCGGCGACACAGAAACATTTTCCTAACGTGGGTATTCTGGAGCAGCAATGCAAGTTGGATGCCGCCATGAGAGCAGAGCGCTTTCCTCAGACTTGAAGTGAATTAGCAAAAACCAGCTCATGACAGACAACTGTCCAAAGACACCCCGGTTCCTATAAATAAACCAGGCGGGGtttatttatgcacatttttcaaAGCAGCAGGGTTTCAGATGGCAAAAATACGCCTTGTGTACAGATTCAGGTCGGACTTTGAAGGCGGCAGATGAAGGGGCGACTTAATAAGAGATGCTCTCCACATGCtgtcaaaataaaaagaatTGGATATCACAGCTTTAACGATTCCACTGTCAGAATGAATGATGGCAGCCGGGGAAGATGTGACGGTGTGAAAAGTCCGTCTGACATGTTCCATGCAGCACCGTGCCACTGCTCAGGTTCATTCACCAAGTACCCATTTATGAAAAGACTCATCC
This sequence is a window from Dunckerocampus dactyliophorus isolate RoL2022-P2 chromosome 2, RoL_Ddac_1.1, whole genome shotgun sequence. Protein-coding genes within it:
- the LOC129177107 gene encoding dual specificity protein phosphatase 13-like; protein product: MPGSLGSLASPEGANGRYETPPASELQRLMWTKKGSDSHHMDEVQPRIYLGDMYAAKDKRNLQAHRVTHVLNAADGKFNVNTGASFYRDANITYHGVEAFDMVTFNLSPFFYPAADFIKRALSSPAGRVLVHCAMGLSRSATLVLAYLMIHKRMTLPEAIKAVSANRNISPNAGFLQQLRELDEQLQCHQGAACLKGWT